The Vigna angularis cultivar LongXiaoDou No.4 chromosome 6, ASM1680809v1, whole genome shotgun sequence genome contains the following window.
GTTCATCTGGTACCAGATGCCCAGATGCATCCCATATTACTGCATTTATACACCATAATATGCCTAAATCATTCAATCCACTATGAATAACAGGTAAGTTTTGCACACGAGATTGCTCTGTCTGTGGACAACAAAGGTTTCCTTTCAAGACATCGTAGTTTCATCAGAGGAACCATAAATTTCAAATGCTTGTAACCTAACTGTTGTTGAGATTCATTTAATGAAGCGCTTTGACAGAAATATAACCAATGATAAATATGGGGAAGAAAATGTCATGTTACAACAACGAAAAGCCTAATATCACTAGGTATTCACCTTTGAGAACTTTGGGATGGGGCCCAGAGATAGCATATAACACAGAGTAATGCAAATGCTATAACGTCCCAGAATGCAGTGATGATCCAAGCACTCTGCCAGCGCTCATTGAAAGGATCTGTAGCTTTGAAGTATAcctgtaaaagaaaaatagtcgTGTGATTGCAATCCAGATGACAGATTAAAAGATGGAAGAAATGTGACGGTAAAATTCCATGAAGCAAAAATGTGGTATCCAAACAGTGAAATTTGAATAacgcttttttttttcttttaaaatagaaCACCAATTTCAGTTATTCATTTACAAGaagtaaatgttatttttgtgcaagatacaaaaaaaattgattataagCCTCACCTCATATCCTATCCAAGCAACTGAGGAGATCACTGTTACTGCCAATGCATTTGAGAATTTCCTGTATATATCCAACTTAACAGAACTTCGTTTTGCCTGACAACCACACAAACACAAATCAAACATATTGAAGAAGCAAGTTCATCACAGATCCAGAAGAATAGACAAATTTAGAGGTATGGTGCCCCAAAATAATAGCAATTTGAGGAAAAGATACCTGTAACTGTTCCAGCGTTCTtgaaagtgatgtaaaaatccATAATATCAAAAATGCATCTAAAAAGGCATCGGGAAGAACAAGAAGGAGCCTTGCCCTTCCTGATACATCATTGATGGTCCCCACATATTCAGTAATATTCAGCAACTCCGATGCCAGAAAGTAAGTTATTCCAAGTAAAAGAACCTTTGATGTAAGACCACCAAGAGTGGGTCGCACAACACCATAACCCATTGAAACAGAGAGAATGAGAAGCCGTgatattgtttttcttatagTCCCAACAGTGACAACCCATGTTGTGAGCACAATAGGTCTCATTCCAGTATTGTTGAAATTTACATACTCAAAATACCAGAGAATCATCTCAAACAATCCAAGAGCAATGACAGCTGTGATACAGTGCTGAAGCTGAAGTACATCATCCCAAAATCTCACATACTGAAAAAACCAGACGATGCTAAGACAGACGTAAGCCAGTGCCATAAATACATAGAACTTCTTTAATGGGGCCATCCTACCAGGCAAATACCCATCAGGGTTTTTCCATATTGTCTTCCCACTCATTACCATGTCCTTGAGTTTGGGGTCACAAGctacaaaaaacaaattatacatTCCAGTTTTTTTTATGGAAACTTTCTGAGAATCTAGACTTGAAATTACAGATTTTCCTTTGAAATGTACATCTAAAACGACTGGCCAATTAATATCTGTTGCAGAAGGCCTCCTAATAATCTCTCCTTGTTTACAAACACCCATCTTAGCTAAATCAGGAGTGCAACAGATTGCCCGTTGTCCACCATAAGCAGAACCACCTATATCATTTCGATCAGCAGCCTCAAAAATTATGATATGTACTGGCACAGAACCACGTGCCTTCGCTGCAGCTTTGGGTCTCCGAAAGGTTATGTTCTCAAATCTATCCCACAATCAAAAGTCAGAGTTGTGCACTCAGATTATGCAAGagatataaattattgaatttcaTATGCATattctaaaatttcaaaaagagCAGCACTAAAGatacattcttttttttttaacagaaGCATTAAAGATACAAATTTTTCATGCTTCAATGTTGGGGTTTCCTCGTTGTGCATATCTTCCCTGCTTATTAGTTTGTTGGTTAATAAAGACCACAGCAGGAGTTTGAGAAGAGACATAAATTATTAACTTCATGTGCATATTCTAAAATTTCAAAGAACAGTATTAAGATACATATTTTCCATGCTCCAATGTTGACGTTTCCTCATTGATGCATATCTTCCCTGCTTATAAGTTTGCTGGCTCATAAAGATCACAGCAGTATTTTGAGGTCGATTTCATTTGCCAATTCTAAAATTTCAAAGAACAGTATTAACGATATATACTTTTCATGCTTTAATGTTGGGGTTTCCTCATTGATGCACATCTTCCCTGCCTATTGGTGTGTTGGTTCATAAAGATCATAGCAGTATTGTGAGGAAGAGTACGCTATATGCTCCTAATActttaagaagaaaatattaaagaaaaaaaaatacatttcacGTCCTCGAAACTTAAAATCCATTTAATACTTTCTTAACGAGTGCTAACAACACACTTTCtactacttttaaaatttattggaaaCTACAAAGTATAagtaaaaatcattaaataagtgaaactcACAAAACATTGTGATATACAATAAATTTCATCCAATATTAATGTGTCAGATAGCGAATAGCTAGTATTTCTATAGTTTCTGAGGAATATTTCGCAGGAGCATCTCGAATCATTCTTTGAGGAAACTAATGTAGAAATCTAACCTAACAAATAGTTCATATTTTATCTTAGCTGCCGCATTCacaaataatgaatatataattcTAACTTCTAACAGACTAATTAATCAGTCCAGGCTCCGGAGGATGAAAAGGAAGGTAAGACTAATTTTGCTTTAGCTCTCAATTTATCTCTACTCTATCAATTAGTGTAGTTTAGTTTCCCCCCTATTATAGGTAAACCAATGAGTACATATTTTCCTCCAAATCGTTAGGAATTCACGAATCCACCCAAATCAGGTATAAGTAGACCACGTATTTCCCTTTAAGTACCTCAGAGTCCCAGACTCAGTCAAAATCAAGCATGTAAAGAGTTTTGCCACAAATTGACCAATCTCGCATCTGAAATCGAGAGAGAGATTACCGGATGTAAGAACGGCCGTCATGGATGGAACTACCTTGAGAAGCGGTGGAAGCTTCAGCGACGATAGCTTCGCTGCCACCGGCGAGGAGGTAGGCATTGCCGACTTCTTGGAAAGGTTCATGATCGTAGATGTGGATAGATGCGAAGGTGGTGACTGCGATGGAagacaataatatatatacgaGTGAGGCTGCGAAACACATGGATCTCGATCTTCCTCTCGCAAACGCTGAATCCATGCCGATACACACTCTCATTCACTCAGATCGGATCGCCGAAAAGAATGcgcagagagagagagagagagtaggAAACATGTCGGTATGATATCGTTGCAACGTCACTCTCCTGGGAGGGACGAGAGTAGACGCTAGTTTCACGCGCGGATTAACCACGTCATCACTCGTATCTCATTCATGCTTtgtaataaaactaaaataaaggtgaaaaaaaaaattgtatatttatttaactgaaaaatattgaaaatagaGTGAAtacaaaatgttaaaaataacagTGATGATTTATTTATGTGATGTAAATTTTTTGATACACTTTTCgttctattaattttaatattatactttaatagtataaatatatattaatattttctaaaggACAGAATGCAGATATAATAAatcaacattaaaattttgatactgatttatttattaaataaaattaaaatatcaattaattagttaaatttaaaatatatataattttttaaataattatcatcagataaaaataagtaaaacaaaATCTGTGTGAGCGTATCAtcataaagaaaaggaaaaaagtgaAAGTTATAAATAGTTtctttaacattatttatagaCATGTTAAATTAGTCATTTCATAGGACTTATGCTATTCATGTGAGATGagttaaaaaagtttataagattcaaataattctttattaaaaaaatagttcatAGGATCAAATATTTCTAAAGTCTTAAATCAATCTATAAATCTTCTATTTTagcagagaaaaataaaataaaataattagataattaaaatcaaatagaCAAAATTGTCTATTCCTAGCACTTTTTTATCTAATCCAACCCAATTATATACTcaaatttactttgatttactttgaatttctttaaattcaatcagatatatttcttttttcaaccCTATAACTATATTAGCGTATCACTTTTAAACTCGAGGAAGCTACCTACTACAAAATTTTAAGGTGCATTatgacataaattaaaaaagctGTAAACCtataatataaactataacATTGTTGATCATATTCATATTtctaaacaacaaaaaaacaaaaaaactgtATACTTCAATAGGAAATATAACATTTCTCACAGTTGTCATATTcctaaacaaacaaaagaattatattatatattttgatctcACCCTAACAATTATCTTATAGAGAATCAAATTCATAACATTGGCATTGAATCAATCATTTATTATTAGATCAAAAGTACTATATTTGATCATAAGAGTACAATTCTTTCTATTAAAGAATGTAAGTGTCATAATTTCAGTGTGTGTGACTTAATATATCTAACCATCTAGTAtcttgtaataatttaattattattgaattaagTTATGTTATGATAATACGAGATATTTAAAGTTAGCTTACCCACAATTAAATATGTTGTCTAAATTATTCACACTAAATATATGGTCTAAATTacctataattttaaaaagataatataacgtttaataattgtataattatttacattttttaacagAAAATGTCtctttaacatttttttgacaatttttttaacaacaactgtaacatcccaaaaatacagcaataaaccatataatagaattaattacatttaataatatatcaattCAGTCTTATACTAAACAACGTACGCTTACGGCCGAACAGCCTTATACAAGGTTCCCAACTAAACTACACAAGATAAGagaaaacatgaccgaacgatttacaaaaaaaaaacaaaataccgAACGGCCAGATAACAAGAAAGGAAAGgaagtgaccgaacggtcaccTCATGCTAAACTACTAACtattaaccgaacgtcctactgttcggcctttaCTTCAACTTCTACGAGGTTCgcatcctccaaattttcttcttccagcgcatcCTCCAACAGCGCGTCcgcttctgctcacatccacacggatgatcattgcaacgacaatacggacgtacaaaacaagacacgACAGAGaatacagggtaagcttatataatttaatttcataaaagaacatatatttcaaataatccAAACACACAAGAGAACTTCAATATACGAATCATACaaagcctattactagactgactgtccggacggtatgaaatctgtgtagctacaggcgttcgtgcacccgggtgatgtagtaactgggatgcactcaacagctgccacccgaggttagtcctattcctccaaagtacccctaaggacgggacctcctgccgttcccacacatgacttaccctcctctacgtgaagacgagtactcacggaacatcaagaTGAACAAcgagcttagcatgcccacagtcatactttaccaattcaaatatccatacatgagtcgttcctccccggaacgctcgttcataaaCCACAACCTTtccatatcacattttcttcatctttcactaaTACATATCTCATTTAATCACCTTGTATAAAGATTTATGAATATTgtaaataacgaacgttcaaccgaACTTAAACTGGGCCGAACGCATAGAGCGAGATCGAGAGACCTTCAACTGTGAGAATGGATTTAGACCAAGGGTTGACATCGAATTTTAAGAATGATAGCGAGCGTAATAATATATTCCAAGAGACGAACGGGACGAACGTCGATTTCCACGTTGAGCCAGTTAGAAGAACCGACTCTTGAGGACTCTATCTGAACATCAAAAGACCAGACGAAGAATGATGGCTCCAGAGTGAaacaaatgaataataatatttcaaggcacgaagaataatacttagaatttCTCTCGTCAGAAGAAAACGAACGTTTGTGAATACTTAGTTTAGTtgaatttaatatcaaaatctAAGTGACAGTCAAAGACTAGACACCATAGCGAGCTAACCCTAgaggcttgaacgaacgctcatataAAGAATTTAACTTAAGGAGATAGAACGAGTGTCGGGTGtgagaccaaacacttgcttaggaCAACACTTGGTATAAAACCAAGTGCTACTAACGAATATGAAAGAAGATGGATAATTATGCCAAGAcactatttaaaatattatttaaggaTACTCAAATATTTAATGGCAGGATATCAAGATaaaactatgcttggccgagcGCTCAAGCACAGAAGTTCGAAGTGTAGACGCTCGTCCTccactaggattcttcccaaatgaaagaatccaaatcaagctctgataccatctgtaacaTCCCGGCAACTCACGGGGAATgttgactgcccccacagatcaccacgaggctttccagtgtgctttgtcctcactcgcacactttccgggaaaacttcccaaaaggtcacccatccctaaattactccaggctaagcacgcttaaccatggagttcttatgggctaggctaccgaaaaacaaatgcatttggtgatatgagtagccaaatcaatccatttaagctatccttcaactgtatagtctcatacctacacagtctctaAATCCCTCTCATTTcagtgtatgttcgattcgtccatgtgtcccttccactggaagcctgccaggagTCGCTCCTTGTCAGtgcccctgcaccatgcctcttgcaccggcgatcactccccgccctcgtcagtgcccgggtgtcacaacAACCAATGTGGTAGCGTTTGATTGGTCAGTTTCAACTATACAAACCATTAAAATAATGACACATCGTctgttgtcaaaaaattgttaaaaagagttgttaaaatatcatagtTCTCTTTTAACTCTGCTATTAAAAACCTCAATTTCCAAATCCTATTATGGTTAGGCAATATGTACAATCATAAAGAATACAATCGAGTTAATATACACATAAATTATCAATCATTCTCACAATTCATAACAGGATAATatatttgacaatatttttttgataacattttaacattatttacatattattgtgattggtccaaaattactttactaacaatgataataatcataaacaataatataaaccAATCACATTATGTCAAGagatttaaattgtttttaaaaagatgttgttaaagtatcattcgTATGCATGCAGCCTTACATTAAGACTTACGAAAAACCTTACTTATTCTGCAAGTCCAATAATGAAACTGCAGAGTTCTGAAATGACGACGTAGATGATTAAGGTTGCGGTTGGTAACGATCCAGGATCTGTCTTAGAAGAACGACTCCAAGTCCTATCTCACTGCTGGGTATGAAGCCGTTGACGTTATCCAACAATATATCCTCTTCCGGGGACCTCTCCTTTGGCTGCTTTTCACTTCTATACAAACTCAGAAGCTGCTTCCGAAACTCCTCCAATGGTGTCATCTCCCTGTAAACCACCTTTGACCGTTTCCTTGTAGGGACGTTGTTCCCAAAATCTGAATTTCTCACACCCAATGAATTACTTAATATAGTTGTAGCTTACtaatatgcatatatatatatatatatatatatatatatatatatatataatagaaatgaGATGAAAAGAGATAGATATACCTTGTTCTGATATAAAATGGAAATCTGGGTTTGACTCATTGCTGTTTCCATGCTCTGAAACCTCAACACTGAGATGATTTTCACCATAGTTCTTGTAATGTTTGGGGAGATAATTGTCAAGGTGCCCTTTCAACTTGTATCGTGATCCACAAGCGTTACACAGCACAGGTTTCTCAGCTGGTCCGTTACGCCAAAGTGGTGTAgcttttcaaattatatatgtattatgtaCTTTGTAAGTAATATATACATAAGTTAAATAAAGGTGATTTAAGTAAATACagtacatataaatttattttaatgaaattttaaaatatatattttaagagaataaatgaatgaaagttattcagagaaaaagaaagaaagtttcgtatataaaacttaaaacaattcaaccagatattaaaaaaaaaaatcaaaggagagaaagtttttaaatcattcataattttaaaatatataaaacatggCAGTAAAAATTAATCGTATATGTATGTAATAATTAGGTAATTAAGAACTGAGAGTgttaataaatatcattaacAAGTTTAGGTGATAAGTTTGAGGtgtgattatatatataatgtttctctgttttaaattaaaatatagtaaatcatTGGACGTTAGTTGTAAGTTACAACTTGTGTTTAATTTAGTCAAGTCAAAGTGATGgacataatttatattttaaaaaaacatatttaacttatttaccaaaaaaaaaaaagaaaaccagatgcagttaatattttcttttaagttataataacttataatgaacaattaattatgttatttatgaatggaagagtatcattaataattttttatcaaacttttacattaaaatactaatatttcTGAAATTGATGCTCTTGTTTCTaagttttttcttatatatatatattttgtttaaaaatatcttttttactGATATTTAATCAACAATGCATAAACACATCTTTCTTCTATTGTTGTATAACTCTGTTGAAATAATAACAACATACGATAAGCACATAAGAAGATGACTTACTGTTAATCCTGCAATGCGAACATGGACCTTTCTTCACCATGACTGACCCAGAGCTTTTCTTTCTCAACTAAAACAACACAGAAAATAACTCAGTGTTCTTCACCATtcaaaataattagtaaaaatatacataaaacaGAATTTTAACCGAACTGTTCAGTATTTATATTCAATTGAAATTCGAATATTAAATCTCGGATGGAGAAAACAACacttaaattcatatttataattacatgaatatgtaaattttcaaaacattacaAGGCTTCTTCTCCAATCTACCAACACAACCTCATTTTCGCTTTATTCTCTAAACAGAGAAGAATATAGGAAGGGAACATAAGTATCTCAgaacaaaaatgataaataagTGAAAgtagaataaaaatgataatatagaaaataaaaaatttaagtaggAAGAAtgtattataattgattattatatatgctCAATACATAAAAGTAACGCAAAGTTTTATCATTAATTACATTTACAAGAATATTCAATTATGTGTTTTTAACGGTGACAAGTTTTTCGTACTTTTGACACGTCATAGCAAAAGTTTGCAAAAGTCTGTCTCACATGAATTCCATTTATTCTTTATCTTTCATTTCCTGTTGTATATTAAGTAATTGATTTTTTCATCCGTAGTCAgtcaaataattcattaatataaGTAGGGAAGGATGGTAAAAGTAACGTAACTGTGAGAATTTGATGATAAAATTAAAGGAAGTTAGTATTTCTGGATAtttattacatgtgatggtgagtctaaatataatataatggaGATATTAAAATGTGTTAGTGTTGGTATATGATAAATAATGCTTAATACCACTCttgtataaaacaataataagtattattaaaaaaatatcacaattgtaacaactcaaaaattcacaagaattttttttttacataacttctatttttatttttaaatgttttataatacattgattagaatggtcaaaataaatcaattaatcCAGCACGACCGAATTCATTTGGtcactttataaattaatttaacttagTTTACTTCTTAacgagtaaaaaattaaaatctaatttaaattgataGGTTAAATGAATTagtttacttaattataatttttttaaaagtttttttaattaaaatataaataaagttcaattcaaatataattcaatattaaattttaaatataatataaaatcacaaaaatacaataaattcagatacattttaaaataaaagaatatttagtattttttattttttttaatataatttgatatagAATTTATTAGTGGGTTGATAAATTAATCTTAATCAGATTCAGTCTAAGTGAATAGGATTTATTTTTGAACCgtgtcaaaatttataaattttgattaattcaaccaaacataaatatatgatGAACTAGATccgtaaattttaatttattttgatagttttaatattaatttaaaaattttattttaagaaaatttattttaaaaaaattacttttcattGAATTTGTCCAGTTTGTGGTTGGATCTCGTTGGGTACAAAGCCAATTGAAAGTAACGAAATAAAATCACTTCGAAGGAAGATATGGAAAATCAAGCTTTTATTTCATACTTTCTAGAACTTCTGCATCTATCATTTTCCGTTGCATATTTACAcaattgaaatcaatttatatgTATCTAACACTGTGATTCCTAATTTACCTATTTCAATATCGAATGGGCCAAAGCTTAATCTCATAAGGAATCGATTTGATACAGAATGCAAGTTAATATCATTTAGACCCTTTTAACTTGTGGAAACCATGATCACATTCTGTGGTATTATACATAATTTAACTACACCAAAAAGTGTCATTGAAAAATATATCctattaatttcttctttcttccagTCTTTCTAACAGCCTCTAagttatactaattttaatatattttaaaaaatcatgtgCTGCGATTCCATGTGCGAAACACTTAGAACCTTCGTTCCCGCAGCCCTTAATATTCAAAAGTTTTCCCTAATAACTCGTTAATATAGTCACCAGTTTCAATGCAAATGGCGCCATGGTTCCTGGTACTTTCCAAAGCAACACTTTCTCTG
Protein-coding sequences here:
- the LOC108343275 gene encoding uncharacterized protein LOC108343275 gives rise to the protein MRVCIGMDSAFARGRSRSMCFAASLVYILLSSIAVTTFASIHIYDHEPFQEVGNAYLLAGGSEAIVAEASTASQGSSIHDGRSYIRFENITFRRPKAAAKARGSVPVHIIIFEAADRNDIGGSAYGGQRAICCTPDLAKMGVCKQGEIIRRPSATDINWPVVLDVHFKGKSVISSLDSQKVSIKKTGMYNLFFVACDPKLKDMVMSGKTIWKNPDGYLPGRMAPLKKFYVFMALAYVCLSIVWFFQYVRFWDDVLQLQHCITAVIALGLFEMILWYFEYVNFNNTGMRPIVLTTWVVTVGTIRKTISRLLILSVSMGYGVVRPTLGGLTSKVLLLGITYFLASELLNITEYVGTINDVSGRARLLLVLPDAFLDAFLILWIFTSLSRTLEQLQAKRSSVKLDIYRKFSNALAVTVISSVAWIGYEVYFKATDPFNERWQSAWIITAFWDVIAFALLCVICYLWAPSQSSQRYAYSEKVGEDSDDEEAQSLTKEKQEGQVELSIARQEKNVGTDGSFNQEDESEEEDKRE
- the LOC108341731 gene encoding GATA transcription factor 26, coding for MVKKGPCSHCRINTEKPVLCNACGSRYKLKGHLDNYLPKHYKNYGENHLSVEVSEHGNSNESNPDFHFISEQDFGNNVPTRKRSKVVYREMTPLEEFRKQLLSLYRSEKQPKERSPEEDILLDNVNGFIPSSEIGLGVVLLRQILDRYQPQP